The DNA sequence CTCGACTACGGCCGGCTGCTGCTGGGGGCCCTGGCCTACCTGGCGCAGCACCAGGGCGACGCCGTGGGCCTGACCATACTCAGTCCCAGCGGCTTGCGCCACCTGCCGCCCCGGGCCGACGCGCGCCAGCTGCCGCGCCTCTACCACGCCCTCGAAACCGCCGAAGCCGCCGGCACCTTCCCCGACGCGGCCACGCTGGCGCCCCTCACCGCCCGCCGCCAACGGGCCCTGGCGGTATGCGTGAGCGATTTATACGAAGACGACGGCGAGATAAACCGCCTGCTGAAACGCCTGCGCGCCGTGAGCGGCGACGTGCTGCTGCTACACCTGGTAGCCGATAACGAACTAAATTTCAGCTACCGTGGAGCCGTGACGCTGCGCGACCTTGAAACCGGCCAAACCCTGCAAATCGACGCCGACCAGCAGCGCGCCACCTACCAAACCCAGCTGCAAGCCTGGCTGGCCGACACCGCCCAAGCCGCCCGCCGCCAGGGCTTCGATTACCATTTATTGAACACCGCCGCGCCGCTCGACGGGGCCCTGCGCGAGTTTTTGCGACGACGCGCTAGCTCGTAAAGCCTTAGCGAAACTTACTTTTCACTTGGCGAAACCCTGCGCGAAATGCGTTAGCGCAAAGTTTCGCCAAGTGAAAAGTAAGTTTCTCTAAGGAAATTTTTGACCGAAATTCATCCCTACCTTTTGCTTACCCTCACCTCCCCTTCTGCGCTGCTGGCTTTGCTGGGCTTGCTGGTGCCGCTGGCCATCTACCTCTGGAACCGGCGGCCGGGGCCCGAGGTGGCGGTGGGCAGCCTGCGCTGGCTGGCCGCGGGCGCCAACCGCCGCCTGCGCAACCTGAAGCCCGAGCAGCTGGCGCTACTGCTGCTGCGCGCCGCCGTGCTGGGGGCCCTGGCGGTGGCGGTGGCCGGCCCGGCGTGGCGGCAGGTGCGCCCGGCCGGCCGCGGCCAGGTGCTGGTGGGCCCCGAGCTGGCCGGCACCCCGGCGCTGGCCGCCGCCCGCCCGGGACTCGATTCGCTGCGCCGCCGGGGCTATGCGTTGCGCTGGCTGGCCCCCGGCCTTCCGGCAGTAGCGGCCGATTCGCTGGGCCGCTACCGGGGCCCGGCGGCGGGCGATTTTGCCTGGGCACGGGTGCAGCAGGCGGTAGATTCGTTTCCCGGGCAGCCGATGCGCGTGTTGGCAGCCAGCACGTTGCGCGGCTTGCAGGGGCCCCACCCGCCGCTACCGGCCGCCGTGCGCTGGCAGCTGCTGAACCCAGGGGGCCCGGCGGTTACCTGGTTGGCCGAAGCGGCCGGCACGCCCGATAGCCTGCACCTACTGGTAGGCCGCAGCGCCGCCACCCAAACGACTTTCCAAACCTTAGCTGTGGCCCGGCCAGCCGGCGGCGCGCTGCTGCGCGCGCCGGGCCTGGGGCCCCTGCGCTACCTCACCGCGGCCGACGGCACCGGCCTGCTGCGGCCCGATGCCGCGGCGCAGGGCCCCGGCCTCGCCGTGGCGGGGCCCCTGCGCGCCGTGCTGTACGCCACGCCCGGCCACGCCGAGGAAGCCCGCTACCTGCAGGCCGCGCTGCAAGCGGCCGCCCTGGGGCTGGCCGTGCCGTTGCAGCTGACTACGGCCCCGGCAGCAACAACCCCAGCAGCCGGTATTGATTGGCTGTTTTGGCTGTCTGATGCGCCCGTGCCAGCCGCTTGGCGAGCGGCGGCAGCGCGGGGCGCGCACGTGTGGCAAGCCGCCGCCGGTCCTGGCGTGGCCGATACCGCGCAGCTGGTGGCCCCGGCCGCCGGAGCCGCGGCCGTTGCGCTATTTCGGCGGGCCCCAGGGCCCGCGCTGGCCGGCGCCGCGCCGCTGTGGGCCGATGGCCGGGGTCGTGCCGTGCTGGCGCGCCAGGCCGTGGGCCAGGGCGCTTTTTATAAATTAAGCACCCGCCTGCAACCCGCCTGGAGTGAGTTAGCCGACAGCCCGGCCCTGCCCGCTTTGCTGCTGGAGGTGCTGCGCCCCGAGCCCGCGGCCGATACCCCGGAGGCCTTCGGCGCCCACGACCAGCGCCGCTTCGACCCGGCCCAGTTGCCCGCCGCCCCAGGGCTCCAGGCAATGGCTAGTAGCCTGCCCGTCACCGCTTTTACTTTCGCTGATTTGCGGCCGTGGCTGGTACTACTAGCCGCGCTACTATTTGCCGTGGAGCGCAGGGTGGCCCGGCGCATAGCCGCCTCATCTTCAACTTCCGCCGCATGACGCCCGCCGCTTTCATTGCCGAAACGCCTGCGCTGGCCGCCTCGCGCCAGCAGCTGGGGGCCTTGGGCCGCCGCTATGCGCTGCGCCGGGCCGCGGCCTTGCTGCTGCCGGCGCTGGCCGGGGCCCTGCTGCTGGCCGGCCTGGCAAAGCACTGGCCCGGCGCCATGTGGCCACTAGCGGGGCTGGCAATCATCGTCTTAGGCCTGGCAGCCTGGCGCCTGACGCCGCTGGGGCCCCTGCCCGCCGCCGCTGTAGCCCGCCGCCTCGACCGCCGCTATCCGGCCCTCGAAGACAGCGCCGGTCTGCTCCTGCTGCCAGCCGAAAACCTGAGCTTACTAGAACAATTCCAGCAGCAACGCGTGGCCGGTCGCCTCACGCAACTTACTAAGAGCGAAGAGCAACTGTTGCCCGTTGACTTCCGCCGGCCGGGCCTGCTGGCCCTGGGGCTACTGGTGGCCGGGGCCGCCGCCTGGGCATGGCCAATGGCAAGTCCCCGGGGTGCCATTCCGGCCGCCGTGGCGGTACATTTCAACGCGCCACCGGCCCGGCCCGGGGCCCCGGCGCCGGCCCGCATCCTCGAAACACAGCTGCTGGTGACGCCGCCAGCCTACACCCGGCGGGGGGAGTTTGCCCCGGCGCAGGCGTCGTTTCGGTGCCCGCAGGGGGCGCGGATACGCTGGCGGGTGCGCGTGAGCCGGCCGGTGGCCGGTGGGGCCCCGGTGCTGGAGATGGACGGGCACCGAGTAGCCTTCCGGCCGGTGGCGGGCGCAGCTAATATGTTTGAAGCCAAGCAGATTATGAACGCCTCAGCCCTGTACCGGCTGCGCTTTGCGGGCACCGTATCCGACGATTATGCCATCGACGTGCAGGCTGACCAGGCCCCCGCGGTGCGCATCCTCACGCCCAGAGCCTACACGCTGGTGCCCGCCCGCGGGGCCCGGCCCGAGGTGCCGGTGCGCGCCCTGCTGCACGACGATTACGGATTGAGCCGCGCCGAGCTGATCATCACCGTGGCCCAGGGCGCAGGCGAGGCGGTGAAATTCCGCGAAGTGCGGCGCGACCTGAGCGGAGCCCTGGGGCCCCAGCCAGCGCAAACCACGGTGGGCAGCCTGCTCAATTTGAAGCAGTTGGGCCTGACTTATGGTGACGAGCTATACTTCTACATTTCGGCCCGCGACAACAATGGCCACAGCGCCCGCTCCGATGCCTACCTGGTGCAGTGGCAGGATACCGCCCAGGCCGCCGGCGTGTCGGGCTTGATGGGAGGGCCCAAGGTGGCCCCGGCCTATTTCCGCAGCCAGCGCCAGCTCATCATCGACACCCAAAAGCTGCTGGCCGAACGCAAGAATCTCACCCTAAGCGAGTTGACTACCCGCGCCAACGAGCTGGGGGCCGACCAGCAGGCGCTGCGCCTGCGCTACGGCAAGTTTATGGGCGAGGAGCTGGAGCCCGGCCTGGGCGTGACGGCGGGCCCCGAGACCGAGGCCCAGCCCGCACCCCGCGCCGAGTCGCACTCGCCCATTGCGGAGGACGACGACGCGCCCGCACCCACTGCGCCGGCCGCGGGCCACGACGACCACGACCACGAGGCCAGCGCGCCGGCGGGCGGCAACGCCTCGCCCACGGCCGAAACCGACGCCCTGCTCCAGCCCTACATCCACAAGCACGACGACGCGGAAACTGCTGATTTTTTGGAGCCCGCCGTAAAAACCAAGCTGCGCGCCGTGCTCGACCAGATGTGGGCCGCCGAGCTGCGCCTACGCACCGCGCAGCCCGCCGCCGCCCTGCCGTACGAGT is a window from the Hymenobacter nivis genome containing:
- a CDS encoding DUF4175 domain-containing protein; the encoded protein is MTPAAFIAETPALAASRQQLGALGRRYALRRAAALLLPALAGALLLAGLAKHWPGAMWPLAGLAIIVLGLAAWRLTPLGPLPAAAVARRLDRRYPALEDSAGLLLLPAENLSLLEQFQQQRVAGRLTQLTKSEEQLLPVDFRRPGLLALGLLVAGAAAWAWPMASPRGAIPAAVAVHFNAPPARPGAPAPARILETQLLVTPPAYTRRGEFAPAQASFRCPQGARIRWRVRVSRPVAGGAPVLEMDGHRVAFRPVAGAANMFEAKQIMNASALYRLRFAGTVSDDYAIDVQADQAPAVRILTPRAYTLVPARGARPEVPVRALLHDDYGLSRAELIITVAQGAGEAVKFREVRRDLSGALGPQPAQTTVGSLLNLKQLGLTYGDELYFYISARDNNGHSARSDAYLVQWQDTAQAAGVSGLMGGPKVAPAYFRSQRQLIIDTQKLLAERKNLTLSELTTRANELGADQQALRLRYGKFMGEELEPGLGVTAGPETEAQPAPRAESHSPIAEDDDAPAPTAPAAGHDDHDHEASAPAGGNASPTAETDALLQPYIHKHDDAETADFLEPAVKTKLRAVLDQMWAAELRLRTAQPAAALPYEYRALRLLKEVQQQTRAFVKKAGFAPPAAPEPNLRLTGDLKGAAAPRLQAQVPAPAAQPAVRGALAWLAASTAGQPARPADARLLEPAGAALAQAALQQPGAYLGALRDLRHLLADVRAGRPSCPDCRRTVARALTDLLPPPPPADAAPPTPDRLARRYFQNLSSQPKVNAH
- a CDS encoding DUF58 domain-containing protein, translated to MLSPELLHALRNLPLAAKRAAEGFLAGAHASRRHGVGMEFSQYRPYQPGDDLRRLDWRLAARSDRYYLRESEVDTSLTVHLLLDASASMNHRDTNGLTKLDYGRLLLGALAYLAQHQGDAVGLTILSPSGLRHLPPRADARQLPRLYHALETAEAAGTFPDAATLAPLTARRQRALAVCVSDLYEDDGEINRLLKRLRAVSGDVLLLHLVADNELNFSYRGAVTLRDLETGQTLQIDADQQRATYQTQLQAWLADTAQAARRQGFDYHLLNTAAPLDGALREFLRRRASS
- a CDS encoding BatA domain-containing protein, whose translation is MLTLTSPSALLALLGLLVPLAIYLWNRRPGPEVAVGSLRWLAAGANRRLRNLKPEQLALLLLRAAVLGALAVAVAGPAWRQVRPAGRGQVLVGPELAGTPALAAARPGLDSLRRRGYALRWLAPGLPAVAADSLGRYRGPAAGDFAWARVQQAVDSFPGQPMRVLAASTLRGLQGPHPPLPAAVRWQLLNPGGPAVTWLAEAAGTPDSLHLLVGRSAATQTTFQTLAVARPAGGALLRAPGLGPLRYLTAADGTGLLRPDAAAQGPGLAVAGPLRAVLYATPGHAEEARYLQAALQAAALGLAVPLQLTTAPAATTPAAGIDWLFWLSDAPVPAAWRAAAARGAHVWQAAAGPGVADTAQLVAPAAGAAAVALFRRAPGPALAGAAPLWADGRGRAVLARQAVGQGAFYKLSTRLQPAWSELADSPALPALLLEVLRPEPAADTPEAFGAHDQRRFDPAQLPAAPGLQAMASSLPVTAFTFADLRPWLVLLAALLFAVERRVARRIAASSSTSAA